One Myxococcales bacterium genomic window carries:
- a CDS encoding UbiA prenyltransferase family protein, giving the protein MSPVRAVIKTLRPHQWVKNLFVAAPLVFAKHLVDEGYVVRAALAVLAFCALSGAVYAFNDVRDVEADRAHPSKRHRPIAAGFLGERAALWLAAVLALAGLATAFALAPMAGLWAGVYLVQNLAYSLKLKEVAFVDVVLIAGGFILRVMAGGAAIAVAPSPWLLACTGLLAMFLGLGKRAHELARAKLAGRDVGTTRAALAGYHPTAVQWSMIGLALATVAAYVAYTIDAHTIAFFHTRKLPWSAPFGAIGIGRFAQLALRSTGEDSPTEAMLRDPVFLLNLLAWTVVILAIVY; this is encoded by the coding sequence ATGAGTCCGGTCCGCGCGGTCATCAAGACGCTTCGCCCCCACCAGTGGGTGAAGAACTTGTTCGTCGCGGCGCCGCTGGTGTTCGCGAAGCACCTCGTCGATGAGGGGTACGTGGTCCGGGCGGCGCTGGCGGTGCTGGCGTTCTGCGCCCTGTCGGGCGCGGTCTACGCGTTCAACGACGTCCGCGACGTCGAGGCCGATCGCGCGCACCCGAGCAAGCGCCACCGGCCGATCGCCGCCGGCTTCCTCGGCGAGCGGGCGGCGCTGTGGCTGGCGGCGGTGCTGGCGCTGGCCGGGCTGGCGACCGCGTTCGCGCTGGCGCCGATGGCGGGGCTGTGGGCCGGCGTGTACCTGGTCCAGAACCTGGCCTACAGCCTCAAGCTCAAGGAGGTGGCGTTCGTCGACGTCGTGCTGATCGCCGGCGGGTTCATCCTGCGGGTCATGGCCGGCGGCGCGGCGATCGCCGTCGCGCCGTCGCCGTGGCTGCTGGCGTGCACCGGGCTGCTGGCGATGTTCCTGGGGCTGGGCAAGCGCGCCCACGAGCTGGCCCGCGCCAAGCTGGCCGGCCGCGACGTCGGCACGACCCGCGCGGCGCTGGCCGGCTACCACCCGACGGCGGTGCAGTGGTCCATGATCGGCCTGGCGCTGGCGACCGTCGCGGCCTACGTCGCCTACACCATCGACGCGCACACGATCGCGTTCTTCCACACGCGCAAGCTGCCGTGGAGCGCGCCGTTCGGCGCCATCGGCATCGGCCGGTTCGCGCAGCTGGCGCTGCGATCGACCGGCGAGGACAGCCCCACCGAGGCGATGCTGCGCGATCCGGTGTTCCTGCTGAACCTGCTGGCGTGGACCGTCGTGATCCTCGCGATCGTGTACTGA
- a CDS encoding NAD(P)-dependent glycerol-3-phosphate dehydrogenase, with product MGAGSYGTCLAILAASAGHRVHFWCRGEAMAAELAARRENTLYLPGFSLPPSIAVTADLEAAVRGKAIVLGVTPSHAIRDVLGRAAGWLDPDVVVVNASKGLEDGTLQTIDRVYADIFPARVAGRATYLSGPTFAAEIAGGMPSAIVLAGRDPETTAMVQRALSTDRFRTYSTDDVVGVLVGGAIKNVVAIAAGVSDGLGFGSNARAALITRGLAEITRIGVAMGADPVTFAGLSGMGDLVLTCSSDTSRNRKVGLALGRGQTMAQILGDMRMVAEGVKTTKVAWDLARKLGVPAPITEVMHAIVHEGAPARDAMQRLMQRSLRSEKD from the coding sequence ATCGGCGCCGGCAGCTACGGCACCTGCCTGGCCATCCTCGCCGCGTCGGCGGGGCACCGGGTCCACTTCTGGTGCCGCGGCGAGGCGATGGCCGCCGAGCTGGCCGCGCGCCGCGAGAACACGCTCTACCTGCCGGGGTTCTCGCTGCCGCCGTCGATCGCGGTCACCGCCGACCTTGAGGCCGCGGTCCGGGGCAAGGCCATCGTCCTCGGGGTCACGCCATCGCACGCGATCCGCGACGTGCTCGGGCGCGCGGCCGGCTGGCTCGATCCCGACGTGGTCGTGGTCAACGCCTCGAAGGGCCTCGAGGACGGCACGCTCCAGACCATCGACCGGGTCTACGCCGACATCTTCCCCGCGCGCGTCGCCGGCCGGGCCACGTACCTGTCGGGGCCGACCTTCGCCGCCGAGATCGCCGGGGGCATGCCGTCGGCGATCGTCCTGGCCGGGCGCGATCCCGAGACCACCGCGATGGTCCAGCGGGCGCTGTCGACCGACCGGTTCCGGACCTACTCGACCGACGACGTCGTCGGGGTGCTGGTCGGCGGCGCGATCAAGAACGTGGTCGCGATCGCCGCGGGCGTGTCCGACGGGCTCGGCTTCGGCTCGAACGCGCGGGCGGCGCTGATCACCCGCGGCCTGGCCGAGATCACGCGCATCGGCGTGGCCATGGGCGCCGATCCGGTGACCTTCGCCGGCCTGTCGGGCATGGGCGATCTCGTGCTCACCTGCTCGAGCGACACCTCGCGCAACCGCAAGGTCGGGCTCGCGCTCGGCCGCGGCCAGACCATGGCCCAGATCCTCGGCGACATGCGCATGGTGGCCGAGGGCGTCAAGACCACCAAGGTCGCCTGGGACCTGGCCCGCAAGCTCGGCGTGCCGGCGCCGATCACCGAGGTGATGCACGCGATCGTCCACGAGGGCGCGCCCGCGCGCGACGCGATGCAGCGGCTGATGCAGCGCTCGCTGCGCAGCGAGAAGGACTGA
- a CDS encoding TRAP transporter small permease: MANDPAPPDPEAPEPGTTDPADTAPAGPEPAAGTSAPRPATLPPATAVAGVAHEGEPPLARKLRMVDEGVGSGERVVIALLFAFLVAIGFYRTFADLIWNKRPLWAVEGIRVSVFAIAMLGAAFATHHKRNFSLDLVSRAFAPRGRAVLRVLLNLVALTAATLLLYGGWLVKKAISAEKHYELVPKWVIGWFIPIAAALIIVHLVLHTVIELAYLGRGQTAPEPEQAVG, encoded by the coding sequence GTGGCAAACGACCCTGCGCCGCCTGATCCCGAAGCGCCCGAGCCTGGGACGACCGACCCGGCCGACACCGCGCCAGCCGGCCCTGAACCCGCGGCGGGGACGTCCGCCCCGCGGCCAGCCACGCTCCCGCCCGCCACCGCCGTCGCCGGCGTCGCGCACGAGGGCGAGCCGCCGCTGGCTCGCAAGCTGCGCATGGTCGACGAGGGCGTCGGCAGCGGCGAGCGCGTCGTGATCGCGCTCCTGTTCGCGTTCCTGGTCGCGATCGGCTTCTACCGCACGTTCGCCGACCTGATCTGGAACAAGCGCCCGCTGTGGGCGGTCGAGGGCATCCGGGTCTCGGTGTTCGCGATCGCGATGCTGGGCGCGGCGTTCGCCACCCACCACAAGCGCAACTTCTCCCTCGACCTGGTCTCGCGGGCGTTCGCGCCGAGGGGCCGAGCGGTGCTGCGGGTGCTGCTGAACCTGGTCGCGCTCACCGCGGCGACGCTCTTGCTCTACGGCGGCTGGCTGGTGAAGAAGGCCATCTCGGCCGAGAAGCACTACGAGCTCGTGCCCAAGTGGGTGATCGGCTGGTTCATCCCGATCGCGGCGGCGCTGATCATCGTCCACCTCGTGCTGCACACCGTCATCGAGCTCGCCTACCTCGGCCGCGGCCAGACCGCGCCCGAGCCCGAGCAGGCGGTCGGGTGA
- a CDS encoding ABC transporter substrate-binding protein, with amino-acid sequence MSRARLAVLAVALGVTACDARSLGFAPPDHDNLTQRNGTIVVARPVDASSLDPARPSDNESAEVIGQIYETLVRYRPGSAEIEGALATRWEVDASGRVWTFQLRPRVRFHDGTPCDAAAVVFSFERQRDPQHPFHRGKFGYWENAFKNIERVEALDPTTVRITIADRFAPFLASMATFPVSIVSPTAVARWGDDFGDHPVGTGPFQLERWTRGERIVIVRNPHYWGPRSTIERVVFEVIPDPRQRLIDLESGAVDLALAILPSESQFLDLHPGLTLHRPPANNVTYLAMNCARPPFDRVEVRQAVAMAINKQAIVRLAYQGLATVADGPLPPSQWGYQAGLGATTFAPERARARLAELAAEGVIDLGRTYTLYAPSAPRPYLPNPEQVARIVRANLEAVGLHVEPILQPFAAQRQDTQAGRHDLALAGWVGDNGDPDNYLYLMFDKDNTVPGIARNIAFYRDDEVSALLRRAQRVEDRGEREALYTEAQRRIAADAPWVPLAHSQVTVAARVDLTGVVVNHSGHVVYAGIRRAPR; translated from the coding sequence GTGTCGCGCGCCCGCCTCGCGGTCCTCGCCGTCGCCCTCGGGGTGACCGCGTGCGACGCCCGCAGCCTGGGCTTCGCGCCGCCCGATCACGACAACCTGACCCAGCGCAACGGCACGATCGTCGTGGCCCGGCCGGTCGACGCCAGCTCGCTCGATCCGGCCCGGCCCAGCGACAACGAGTCGGCCGAGGTCATCGGCCAGATCTACGAGACCCTGGTGCGCTACCGGCCGGGCTCGGCCGAGATCGAGGGGGCCCTGGCCACGCGCTGGGAGGTCGACGCCTCGGGGCGGGTCTGGACCTTCCAGCTCCGGCCCCGGGTCCGCTTCCACGACGGCACGCCCTGCGACGCCGCCGCGGTGGTGTTCAGCTTCGAGCGCCAGCGCGATCCGCAGCACCCGTTCCACCGCGGCAAGTTCGGCTACTGGGAGAACGCCTTCAAGAACATCGAGCGGGTCGAGGCGCTGGACCCGACCACGGTGCGGATCACCATCGCCGATCGGTTCGCGCCGTTCCTGGCCAGCATGGCCACGTTCCCGGTGTCGATCGTGTCGCCGACGGCGGTCGCGCGCTGGGGAGACGACTTCGGGGATCACCCGGTCGGGACGGGCCCCTTCCAGCTCGAGCGCTGGACCCGCGGCGAGCGGATCGTGATCGTGCGCAACCCGCACTACTGGGGGCCGCGATCGACGATCGAGCGGGTCGTGTTCGAGGTGATCCCGGATCCGCGCCAGCGGCTGATCGATCTCGAGAGCGGCGCGGTCGATCTCGCGCTCGCGATCCTGCCCAGCGAGTCGCAGTTCCTCGATCTGCACCCGGGCCTGACGCTGCACCGGCCCCCGGCCAACAACGTCACCTACCTGGCGATGAACTGCGCCCGGCCGCCGTTCGATCGGGTCGAGGTGCGGCAGGCCGTGGCGATGGCGATCAACAAGCAGGCGATCGTGCGGCTGGCCTACCAGGGCCTGGCCACCGTCGCCGACGGGCCGCTGCCGCCGTCGCAGTGGGGCTACCAGGCCGGGCTGGGGGCGACGACGTTCGCGCCCGAGCGGGCCCGGGCCCGCCTGGCCGAGCTGGCCGCCGAGGGGGTGATCGATCTGGGCCGCACCTACACGCTGTACGCGCCGTCGGCGCCCCGGCCGTACCTGCCGAACCCCGAGCAGGTCGCGCGGATCGTCCGCGCCAACCTCGAGGCGGTCGGGCTCCACGTCGAGCCGATCCTGCAGCCGTTCGCGGCCCAGCGCCAGGACACTCAGGCCGGCCGCCACGATCTGGCGCTGGCGGGCTGGGTCGGCGACAACGGTGACCCCGACAACTACCTCTACTTGATGTTCGACAAGGACAACACGGTGCCGGGCATCGCCCGCAACATCGCCTTCTATCGCGACGACGAGGTCTCGGCGCTGCTGAGGCGGGCGCAGCGGGTCGAGGACCGCGGCGAGCGCGAGGCGCTGTACACCGAGGCCCAGCGCCGCATCGCCGCCGACGCGCCGTGGGTGCCGCTGGCGCACTCGCAGGTGACCGTGGCGGCCCGCGTGGATCTCACCGGCGTGGTCGTCAACCACAGCGGCCACGTGGTCTACGCGGGCATCCGGCGGGCGCCGCGGTGA
- a CDS encoding chloride channel protein, translated as MGNLYQRLDDDQRELHDSWENIARMLVVVVVLAVIVWGLCSGLRWLVHASFDGVHHWLDGRGGDAVAVGALTALLVVGGLIRGAILRRPAWRETEGDGIDVALGNYHCTYEHAGDDPQPRYDRPAFGLAVRKLIATALTLGAGGSGGIEAPVVVAGEAIGAGCARVFQARREAELRTYQLAGIAAGVGTLLGAPFTAALFAIEVAYGDRIIYRKFAYALVAAMIGYALNQRVLGTGVLFSAPWHDRTYSLAEYGITVLVAVAVSAPIALGFGLLTRHTGALVRRADGMLRGAAGGAGGALVTIPLWLAADIEPHHVLGMGEHTLAELLTGVDYAWWFLALLLIGKMLTTGFTIGSGGSAGMLIPAMFLGGVSGRLTAELLELAGLAPAGMDPAIFVVVGIASSLVAVIGVPLAAIALVLEVFGPRYGPPAALACGMTYVLTLRIKVYGAQRRAPDPDADETGGVAPTA; from the coding sequence ATGGGCAACCTGTACCAGCGCCTCGACGACGACCAGCGCGAGCTCCACGACTCCTGGGAGAACATCGCGCGCATGCTGGTGGTGGTGGTGGTGCTCGCCGTGATCGTCTGGGGGCTGTGCTCGGGCCTGCGCTGGCTGGTCCACGCCAGCTTCGACGGCGTGCACCACTGGCTCGACGGCCGCGGCGGTGACGCGGTCGCGGTCGGCGCGCTCACGGCGCTGCTCGTCGTCGGCGGGCTCATCCGCGGCGCGATCCTGCGGCGCCCGGCCTGGCGCGAGACCGAGGGCGACGGGATCGACGTCGCGCTCGGCAACTACCACTGCACCTACGAGCACGCCGGCGACGATCCGCAGCCGCGCTACGACCGGCCGGCGTTCGGCCTCGCCGTGCGCAAGCTGATCGCGACCGCGCTCACCCTCGGCGCCGGCGGCTCGGGCGGGATCGAGGCGCCGGTGGTCGTCGCCGGCGAGGCGATCGGCGCCGGCTGCGCCCGGGTGTTCCAGGCCCGCCGCGAGGCCGAGCTGCGCACGTACCAGCTCGCGGGGATCGCCGCCGGGGTCGGCACGCTCCTGGGCGCGCCGTTCACCGCCGCGCTGTTCGCGATCGAGGTCGCGTACGGCGACCGCATCATCTACCGCAAGTTCGCCTACGCGCTGGTCGCCGCGATGATCGGCTACGCGCTCAACCAGCGCGTGCTCGGCACCGGCGTGCTGTTCTCGGCGCCGTGGCACGACCGCACCTACTCGCTGGCCGAGTACGGCATCACCGTGCTGGTCGCGGTCGCGGTGTCGGCGCCGATCGCGCTGGGGTTCGGGCTGCTGACCCGCCACACCGGCGCGCTGGTCCGTCGAGCCGACGGCATGCTCCGGGGCGCCGCCGGCGGCGCGGGCGGCGCGCTGGTCACGATCCCGCTGTGGCTCGCGGCCGACATCGAGCCCCACCACGTCCTCGGGATGGGCGAGCACACGCTGGCGGAGCTGCTGACCGGCGTCGACTACGCGTGGTGGTTCCTGGCGCTCTTGCTGATCGGCAAGATGCTCACGACCGGGTTCACGATCGGCTCGGGCGGCAGCGCCGGCATGCTGATCCCGGCGATGTTCCTCGGCGGCGTCTCGGGCCGCCTCACCGCCGAGCTGCTCGAGCTCGCCGGCCTCGCGCCGGCCGGGATGGACCCGGCGATCTTCGTCGTCGTCGGCATCGCCTCGTCGCTGGTCGCGGTGATCGGCGTGCCGCTCGCGGCGATCGCGCTGGTCCTCGAGGTGTTCGGCCCGCGCTACGGCCCGCCGGCCGCGCTCGCGTGTGGCATGACCTACGTGCTGACGCTGCGGATCAAGGTCTACGGCGCGCAGCGGCGCGCGCCCGACCCCGACGCCGACGAGACCGGCGGCGTCGCGCCCACGGCCTAG
- a CDS encoding diguanylate cyclase translates to MRETILCVDDEEGVLHALRQQLAARFGHECDIATASSGADALELLDELERDGEKIAVVIADQIMPGMKGVDLLELVDRRSPSTTKILLTGQAGLDAVVSAINRANLNHYLSKPWDEASLRLAVENLLRQYRLTAENRELIATLSAKNQALLEMNRELEAKIHERTHELAEANARLAQLAVTDGLTGLYNHRHFHERLALEVERSARNGLPLSLLMIDVDHFKHYNDHHGHPSGDEVLRQIGRLLSEGRRANDLVARYGGEEFGLVLVDTAKFTAAKLAERIRERIVTYPFAHGDAQPLHKVSISVGVASFPDDASDAMALVRSADDALYGAKRAGRDRVVLATAAAGDPATG, encoded by the coding sequence GTGCGCGAGACGATCCTGTGCGTCGACGACGAGGAGGGCGTGCTCCACGCGCTGCGCCAGCAGCTCGCGGCCCGGTTCGGGCACGAGTGCGACATCGCGACGGCGTCGTCGGGCGCCGACGCGCTCGAGCTGCTCGACGAGCTGGAGCGCGACGGCGAGAAGATCGCCGTGGTGATCGCCGACCAGATCATGCCGGGCATGAAGGGCGTCGACCTGCTCGAGCTGGTCGATCGCCGGAGCCCGTCGACGACCAAGATCCTGCTGACCGGCCAGGCCGGCCTCGACGCGGTCGTCAGCGCGATCAACCGCGCCAACCTCAACCACTACCTGTCCAAGCCCTGGGACGAGGCGTCGCTGCGCCTCGCGGTCGAGAACCTGCTGCGCCAGTACCGGCTGACCGCCGAGAACCGCGAGCTGATCGCGACCCTGTCGGCCAAGAACCAGGCGCTGCTCGAGATGAACCGCGAGCTCGAGGCCAAGATCCACGAGCGCACCCACGAGCTGGCCGAGGCCAACGCCCGGCTGGCGCAGCTCGCGGTCACCGATGGCCTGACCGGCCTGTACAACCACCGCCACTTCCACGAGCGGCTCGCGCTCGAGGTCGAGCGCTCGGCCCGCAACGGCCTGCCGCTGTCGCTGCTGATGATCGACGTCGATCACTTCAAGCACTACAACGACCACCACGGCCACCCGTCGGGCGACGAGGTGCTGCGGCAGATCGGGCGGCTGTTGAGCGAGGGCCGGCGCGCCAACGACCTGGTCGCGCGCTACGGCGGCGAGGAGTTCGGCCTGGTGCTGGTCGACACCGCCAAGTTCACCGCCGCCAAGCTGGCCGAGCGGATCCGCGAGCGGATCGTCACGTACCCGTTCGCCCACGGCGACGCCCAGCCGCTGCACAAGGTCTCGATCTCGGTCGGCGTGGCGTCGTTCCCCGACGACGCCAGCGACGCGATGGCGCTGGTGCGCTCGGCCGACGACGCCCTCTACGGCGCCAAGCGGGCCGGGCGCGACCGGGTCGTGCTCGCGACCGCCGCCGCCGGCGATCCCGCCACCGGATGA
- the dctP gene encoding TRAP transporter substrate-binding protein DctP, translating into MRTTVLSRLTLATTVALSLATVATAAADNLQLRLATLAPDGSSWMKILGKGAAEVGKKTEERVTVKYFPGGVMGDERDVVRKINLGQLDGAAVTSVGLSMVDESIRVLELPRMFASVEELDYVADKMWPYFQKKFEAKGFRLGDRGEVGWIYLMSKSELKSMADVKGAKLWLWGDDGLVRAMYKALGVSGVPLGVPEVEGNLSTGRINACYGSPLAAVALQWNTKVKYMTEMPMSYAIGATIMKLDAVKKISPGDEKLIAKITKGMQKTLRKQIRKDNESAKKQMERKGVKISPTPADMVAEFDKAAQSVWKELEGKMYSKAELADVLKYRGEYRAKNGAK; encoded by the coding sequence ATGCGCACGACCGTCCTCTCACGCCTCACGCTCGCGACCACCGTCGCGCTCTCGCTCGCGACGGTCGCCACCGCAGCGGCGGACAACCTCCAGCTCCGGCTCGCCACCTTGGCCCCCGACGGCAGCTCGTGGATGAAGATCCTCGGCAAGGGCGCGGCCGAGGTCGGCAAGAAGACCGAAGAACGGGTCACCGTCAAGTACTTCCCGGGCGGCGTCATGGGTGACGAGCGCGACGTCGTGCGCAAGATCAACCTGGGCCAGCTCGACGGCGCCGCGGTGACCTCGGTCGGCTTGTCGATGGTCGACGAGTCGATCCGCGTGCTCGAGCTGCCGCGCATGTTCGCGTCGGTCGAGGAGCTCGACTACGTGGCCGACAAGATGTGGCCGTACTTCCAGAAGAAGTTCGAGGCCAAGGGCTTCCGCCTCGGGGACCGCGGCGAGGTCGGCTGGATCTACCTGATGTCCAAGTCCGAGCTCAAGTCGATGGCCGACGTCAAGGGCGCCAAGCTGTGGCTCTGGGGCGACGACGGCCTGGTCCGCGCGATGTACAAGGCGCTCGGCGTCTCGGGCGTGCCGCTGGGCGTGCCCGAGGTCGAGGGCAACCTCTCGACCGGCCGCATCAACGCCTGCTACGGCTCGCCGCTGGCGGCCGTGGCGCTGCAGTGGAACACCAAGGTCAAGTACATGACCGAGATGCCGATGAGCTACGCGATCGGCGCGACGATCATGAAGCTCGACGCGGTCAAGAAGATCTCGCCCGGCGACGAGAAGCTGATCGCCAAGATCACCAAGGGCATGCAGAAGACGCTGCGCAAGCAGATCCGCAAGGACAACGAGAGCGCCAAGAAGCAGATGGAGCGCAAGGGCGTCAAGATCTCGCCGACGCCCGCGGACATGGTCGCCGAGTTCGACAAGGCCGCCCAGAGCGTCTGGAAGGAGCTCGAGGGCAAGATGTACTCGAAGGCCGAGCTCGCCGACGTGCTCAAGTACCGCGGCGAGTACCGCGCCAAGAACGGCGCGAAGTAG
- a CDS encoding HAMP domain-containing protein, with product MTLAGLARALGRALTWPIRRVAEARLRQKIALALSVAALLPMLVVASLASGVVLGSLDRGLRDDVERQLEVGLNLTLRAVERLGEDAVRLAADEELATAIPQGEAAVHEVIARASPHLPSSLVQVFALDGRPIDGEVVGGDAARFSELAVDGGSATVATALAWSRRVQLELSPKGVVVRASAPVLDRRLELVGVVVISVPLDGAFADGIKGALGVDVLIGSLNAGVATSTVRDRDGRRLSALQVPTEVLQGVRERSHPVVTQAIAGREHAVAWTALVDDRGRAVGLFAVAIDRRAVSQAQRVAFRSLAIGAAVALVFALLLAAALTRRVGRPIAKLHRGAVAIARGELDHVIDVAPGDEIGDLALAFAHMTTTLKENQQRLAARMREMVAIHDAGRAMSSVIEFDQVSSKIVDAIARVFDVRLCALFAVTGTARPDEPRVTVAAARVRKTELASALIGLDSADAAPLVSIATQVARLRATLRIDDAAADPRRREAALAAGIDGSLMATPLERKGAVIGVLILGRQRYSRPFLEADANLLATFADQAAAAVENARLYAQVREASEELEAKVRLRTAELTAINAELGRALANLRDTQAQLVLSERMAGLGLLVAGVAHEINSPSAAIRGAVEGMTSAIGRLAEPMRELAAALPTAAARQALFATIEDHGRRLAGERMPTGAAVRRATRELRTRLAGVVDDAAHELGARLAEAGADDAVVDALLAVAPAGAALPVFTYLVEYADVHRSSLVIANAIVRIQRIVGALKTYSHLDEEPTQVGADVHEGIETTLTLMGYALRDITVTRRFAELPAVPIFVDELNQVWTNLIQNAVQACGGKGAIAIETEAAGATAADPPGVVVRIVDDGPGVPPEILPRIFEPFFTTKPKGEGTGLGLGIVAQIVAKHGGRVACESAPGRTAFVVWLPTVAGRAGASA from the coding sequence GTGACGCTGGCCGGCCTCGCGCGCGCGCTCGGGCGCGCCCTGACCTGGCCGATCCGGCGCGTCGCCGAGGCCCGGCTGCGCCAGAAGATCGCGCTGGCGCTGTCGGTGGCGGCGCTCTTGCCGATGCTCGTGGTGGCGTCCTTGGCCTCGGGCGTCGTGCTCGGCAGCCTCGATCGGGGCCTGCGCGACGACGTCGAGCGTCAGCTCGAGGTCGGGCTCAACCTGACCCTGCGCGCGGTCGAGCGCCTCGGCGAGGACGCGGTCCGGCTGGCCGCGGACGAGGAGCTCGCGACCGCGATCCCCCAGGGCGAGGCGGCGGTCCACGAGGTCATCGCCCGGGCGTCGCCGCACCTGCCGTCGTCGCTGGTCCAGGTGTTCGCGCTCGACGGGCGGCCGATCGACGGCGAGGTCGTCGGCGGCGACGCCGCGCGCTTCTCCGAGCTGGCGGTCGACGGCGGGTCGGCGACGGTCGCGACCGCGCTGGCGTGGTCGCGCCGGGTCCAGCTCGAGCTGTCGCCCAAGGGCGTCGTGGTCCGGGCGTCGGCGCCGGTGCTCGATCGCCGGCTCGAGCTGGTCGGCGTGGTCGTGATCTCGGTGCCGCTCGACGGCGCCTTCGCCGACGGCATCAAGGGCGCGCTCGGCGTCGACGTGCTGATCGGCAGCCTCAACGCCGGCGTCGCGACCTCGACCGTGCGCGACCGCGACGGTCGGCGGCTGAGCGCGCTGCAGGTGCCGACCGAGGTGCTGCAGGGCGTGCGCGAGCGCAGCCACCCGGTCGTGACCCAGGCCATCGCCGGGCGCGAGCACGCGGTCGCGTGGACCGCGCTGGTCGACGACCGCGGCCGGGCGGTCGGCCTGTTCGCGGTCGCGATCGATCGCCGGGCGGTGTCGCAGGCTCAGCGGGTGGCGTTCCGATCGCTGGCGATCGGCGCCGCGGTGGCGCTGGTGTTCGCGCTGCTCCTGGCCGCGGCGCTGACCCGCCGGGTCGGGCGCCCGATCGCCAAGCTGCACCGCGGCGCGGTCGCGATCGCCCGGGGCGAGCTCGACCACGTCATCGACGTGGCGCCCGGCGACGAGATCGGCGACCTGGCGCTGGCGTTCGCGCACATGACCACGACGCTCAAGGAGAACCAGCAGCGCCTGGCCGCGCGCATGCGCGAGATGGTCGCGATCCACGACGCCGGCCGGGCGATGTCGTCGGTGATCGAGTTCGATCAGGTGTCGTCCAAGATCGTCGACGCGATCGCCCGGGTGTTCGACGTGCGCCTGTGCGCGCTGTTCGCGGTCACCGGCACCGCGCGCCCGGACGAGCCGCGCGTCACCGTCGCGGCGGCGCGCGTGCGCAAGACCGAGCTGGCCAGCGCGCTGATCGGCCTCGACTCGGCCGACGCTGCCCCGCTGGTGTCGATCGCGACCCAGGTCGCCCGGCTGCGCGCGACCTTGCGGATCGACGACGCCGCCGCCGACCCGCGCCGGCGCGAGGCCGCGCTGGCGGCCGGCATCGACGGCTCGCTGATGGCGACGCCGCTCGAGCGCAAGGGCGCGGTGATCGGCGTGCTGATCCTGGGCCGGCAGCGCTACAGCCGGCCGTTCCTCGAGGCCGACGCCAACCTGCTGGCGACGTTCGCCGACCAGGCCGCCGCCGCGGTCGAGAACGCGCGCCTCTACGCCCAGGTCCGCGAGGCCAGCGAGGAGCTCGAGGCCAAGGTCCGGCTGCGCACCGCGGAGCTGACCGCGATCAACGCCGAGCTCGGGCGCGCGCTCGCCAACCTGCGCGACACCCAGGCCCAGCTGGTGCTGTCCGAGCGGATGGCCGGGCTGGGCCTCTTGGTCGCCGGCGTCGCTCACGAGATCAACTCGCCGTCCGCGGCGATCCGCGGGGCGGTCGAGGGCATGACCAGCGCGATCGGGCGCCTGGCCGAGCCGATGCGCGAGCTGGCGGCGGCGCTGCCGACCGCGGCCGCGCGCCAGGCGCTGTTCGCCACGATCGAGGACCACGGCCGGCGGCTGGCCGGCGAGCGGATGCCGACCGGGGCCGCGGTCCGCCGGGCGACGCGCGAGCTGCGGACCCGGCTGGCAGGGGTGGTCGACGACGCGGCCCATGAGCTGGGGGCGCGCCTGGCCGAGGCGGGGGCCGACGACGCCGTCGTGGACGCCCTGCTCGCCGTCGCGCCGGCCGGCGCCGCGCTGCCGGTCTTCACCTACCTGGTCGAGTACGCGGACGTGCATCGGAGCTCGCTGGTGATCGCCAACGCCATCGTGCGCATCCAGCGCATCGTAGGTGCGCTCAAGACCTACTCGCATCTCGACGAGGAGCCGACCCAGGTCGGCGCCGACGTCCATGAGGGGATCGAGACCACGCTCACCCTCATGGGCTATGCGCTGCGTGATATAACGGTCACGAGGCGTTTCGCAGAATTGCCCGCGGTGCCGATCTTTGTCGATGAACTCAATCAGGTGTGGACCAACCTGATCCAGAACGCCGTGCAAGCGTGCGGCGGCAAGGGCGCGATCGCGATCGAGACCGAGGCGGCCGGGGCGACCGCGGCCGATCCCCCGGGCGTGGTCGTGCGGATCGTCGATGACGGCCCGGGCGTGCCGCCCGAGATCCTGCCGCGCATCTTCGAGCCGTTCTTCACGACCAAGCCCAAGGGCGAGGGCACCGGCCTCGGCCTCGGCATCGTCGCGCAGATCGTCGCCAAGCACGGCGGCCGCGTGGCGTGCGAGTCGGCGCCGGGCCGGACCGCGTTCGTGGTGTGGCTGCCGACGGTGGCGGGGCGGGCGGGGGCATCGGCGTGA